In Schaalia sp. JY-X169, the following are encoded in one genomic region:
- the murA gene encoding UDP-N-acetylglucosamine 1-carboxyvinyltransferase: MTIMSRELPLQQTESALGIHTPAASNNVLRVEGGRPLYGTISVRGAKNFVPKAMVAALLGHTPSQLRNVPLIRDVDVVKEMLEAHGVDVIFDEDEGVINLDPSNIDAASATEIDALSGSSRIPILFCGPLLHRLGEAFIPELGGCVIGDRPIDFHLETLRRFGAEVVKEADGIRLRAPEGGLVGTRIDLPYPSVGATEQTLLTAVQAQGITTLTGAAIEPEIMDLINVLQKMGAIISVDTDRTIRIEGVDRLDGYSHTALPDRIEAASWGAAALATRGDVFVRGAHQPDMSTFLNTFRKVGGAFDVEEDGIRFYHPGGPLRSIVLETNVHPGFMTDWQQPLVVALTQAEGLSIVHETVYENRFGFVSALRQMGANIQVYTECVGSAPCRFGARNFSHSAVISGPTPLHGADITVPDLRGGFSHLIAALAADGVSHVSGIDVISRGYEHFMAKLLKLHARVEYV; encoded by the coding sequence ATGACGATCATGAGCAGGGAGTTACCTTTGCAGCAGACGGAATCGGCTCTCGGAATCCACACCCCAGCAGCGAGCAATAATGTGCTCCGCGTAGAAGGTGGACGACCACTTTATGGGACCATCTCGGTTCGGGGTGCCAAGAACTTTGTACCCAAAGCGATGGTTGCGGCCCTTCTGGGGCACACGCCCTCCCAACTGCGCAATGTGCCCCTGATCCGCGACGTTGACGTGGTGAAGGAGATGCTTGAAGCCCACGGAGTCGACGTCATCTTTGACGAGGACGAGGGCGTGATCAACCTGGATCCGTCAAACATTGATGCGGCAAGTGCGACAGAGATTGATGCCCTTTCAGGTTCGTCGCGCATCCCCATTCTCTTCTGCGGACCGCTGCTGCACCGTCTGGGTGAGGCCTTTATTCCGGAGCTCGGCGGATGCGTCATTGGGGATCGCCCCATTGACTTCCACCTCGAGACCCTGCGCAGATTTGGTGCAGAGGTCGTCAAAGAAGCAGACGGCATACGGTTGCGAGCGCCCGAGGGCGGCTTGGTTGGCACCCGGATCGACCTGCCTTACCCCTCGGTCGGAGCGACCGAGCAAACCCTGCTGACAGCAGTTCAGGCTCAGGGCATTACCACCCTGACGGGTGCGGCCATTGAGCCAGAAATCATGGATCTGATCAACGTCCTCCAGAAGATGGGCGCAATCATCTCCGTGGATACGGACCGTACTATCCGCATCGAGGGCGTTGACCGCCTAGATGGTTACTCCCACACCGCGCTACCCGACCGGATCGAGGCGGCATCGTGGGGGGCTGCAGCCCTTGCGACCAGGGGTGACGTCTTCGTTCGCGGAGCGCACCAGCCAGACATGAGCACCTTCCTCAATACCTTCCGCAAGGTTGGAGGTGCATTCGACGTGGAAGAGGACGGCATCCGATTTTACCACCCGGGCGGCCCGCTCCGCTCGATCGTCCTCGAAACCAATGTTCACCCCGGCTTTATGACGGACTGGCAGCAGCCGCTGGTCGTGGCGCTGACCCAGGCGGAGGGCCTATCGATCGTTCACGAGACGGTTTATGAGAACCGCTTTGGTTTTGTGTCGGCCCTTCGTCAAATGGGTGCGAACATTCAGGTTTACACCGAATGCGTTGGCTCGGCGCCGTGTCGGTTTGGTGCGCGCAACTTCTCTCACTCCGCGGTTATTTCCGGTCCCACACCCCTGCACGGGGCCGACATTACGGTGCCGGACCTGCGCGGCGGATTCAGCCACCTCATTGCGGCACTCGCGGCCGACGGGGTTTCTCACGTCTCCGGGATCGACGTCATTTCCCGCGGCTACGAGCACTTCATGGCTAAGCTCCTCAAACTCCACGCAAGAGTGGAATACGTGTGA
- the leuD gene encoding 3-isopropylmalate dehydratase small subunit has product MEKFTSHTGVGVPMRRSNVDTDQIIPAVYLKRITRTGFDDALFAAWRKDPTFVLNDPAYAKGSVLVAGPDFGTGSSREHAVWALKDYGFRVVLAPKFGDIFRSNSGKQGLVAGVISQEDCEALWKYLETEPGAELTVSLEDMTVTGGGATYPFEVDDYTRWRLMEGLDDIGLTLRSEDAITEFEAQRPTWKPKTLAGQ; this is encoded by the coding sequence ATGGAGAAGTTCACCTCTCACACCGGCGTCGGCGTCCCGATGCGCCGCTCCAATGTCGATACCGACCAGATTATTCCCGCTGTTTACTTGAAGCGCATCACTCGCACTGGATTCGATGACGCGCTGTTCGCAGCGTGGCGTAAAGACCCAACCTTCGTCCTCAACGACCCTGCTTACGCCAAAGGATCAGTGCTGGTGGCGGGCCCCGACTTCGGCACGGGCTCATCGCGTGAGCACGCGGTGTGGGCGCTCAAGGACTACGGTTTCCGTGTCGTCCTCGCACCCAAGTTCGGGGATATTTTCCGTTCCAACTCGGGGAAGCAGGGGCTTGTCGCAGGGGTGATTTCACAGGAGGACTGCGAGGCGCTGTGGAAGTACTTGGAAACTGAGCCGGGCGCGGAACTGACCGTTTCGCTCGAAGACATGACGGTCACGGGTGGTGGCGCCACATACCCGTTCGAGGTCGATGACTACACGCGGTGGCGCCTCATGGAGGGCCTTGACGACATCGGGTTGACGTTGCGGTCCGAGGACGCCATCACTGAGTTTGAGGCCCAGCGTCCCACTTGGAAGCCGAAGACGCTTGCAGGTCAATAG
- the leuC gene encoding 3-isopropylmalate dehydratase large subunit, producing MAKTMAEKVREAHIVKKGEGAAPDLLYVDLHFVHEVTSPQAFEGLRLAGRPVRRPDLTIATEDHNTPTKDIFLPIADLTSRLQIDTLRQNAEEFGVRLHSLGDVEQGIVHVVGPQLGLTQPGATIVCGDSHTSTHGAFGALAFGIGTSEVEHVLATQTLPVMPFKTMAITVNGSLKPGVTSKDIILAIIAKIGTGGGQGYVLEYRGQAIRELSMEARMTICNMSIEAGARAGMIAPDETTFEFIKGRPSAPTGADWDAAVEYWKQLASDEDATFDAEVVLDAADIEPFVTWGTNPGQGVPLSGEVPDPDSFQDPIDRATAQRALAYMDLAPGTKMRDIPVDVVFLGSCTNARIEDLRMAAAVLKGKKKADTLEMLVVPGSQKVKLQAEAEGLDKVFLDFGAEWRSAGCSMCLGMNPDQLQPGQRSASTSNRNYEGRQGRDARTHLVSPLVAAATAIRGTLSSPADLDDLPAGVGLGSEYRSSGATAQSAKVEAK from the coding sequence ATGGCCAAGACTATGGCCGAAAAGGTGCGTGAGGCACACATCGTAAAGAAGGGTGAGGGCGCGGCGCCCGACCTGCTTTACGTGGACTTGCACTTCGTTCATGAGGTGACAAGCCCGCAGGCTTTTGAAGGCCTGCGCCTTGCCGGGCGTCCCGTGCGGCGCCCCGACCTGACGATCGCCACCGAAGATCACAACACCCCAACCAAGGACATCTTCCTGCCCATCGCCGACCTGACTTCGCGACTACAGATTGACACGCTGCGTCAGAATGCTGAGGAGTTCGGGGTGCGACTGCACTCCCTGGGTGACGTTGAGCAGGGTATCGTCCACGTCGTCGGCCCTCAGCTGGGACTGACGCAACCGGGCGCCACCATCGTCTGCGGCGACTCCCACACTTCCACCCACGGCGCGTTTGGTGCCTTGGCGTTCGGGATCGGCACGTCCGAGGTCGAACACGTCCTCGCCACCCAAACACTTCCCGTCATGCCCTTCAAAACCATGGCGATCACCGTCAACGGCTCACTGAAACCCGGTGTCACTTCCAAGGACATCATCCTGGCAATCATCGCCAAGATCGGCACCGGAGGGGGCCAGGGGTACGTCCTCGAATACCGCGGGCAGGCCATTCGCGAGCTCTCCATGGAAGCCCGCATGACGATTTGCAACATGTCGATCGAGGCCGGGGCGCGGGCAGGCATGATCGCCCCGGATGAAACCACGTTTGAGTTCATCAAGGGTCGCCCCAGCGCACCCACGGGCGCGGACTGGGATGCGGCTGTCGAGTACTGGAAGCAGCTGGCTTCGGACGAGGACGCTACGTTTGATGCCGAGGTCGTCCTCGACGCCGCCGACATCGAACCGTTCGTCACCTGGGGGACGAACCCCGGTCAGGGTGTACCGCTGTCCGGCGAAGTTCCTGACCCCGATTCGTTCCAGGACCCCATTGACCGCGCCACAGCGCAGCGTGCCCTGGCCTACATGGATCTGGCTCCCGGCACGAAGATGCGCGATATCCCGGTTGACGTGGTCTTCCTGGGGTCCTGCACCAACGCCCGCATTGAGGATCTACGTATGGCTGCGGCGGTCCTTAAGGGCAAGAAGAAGGCCGACACGCTGGAGATGCTGGTGGTGCCAGGCTCGCAGAAGGTCAAGCTGCAGGCCGAGGCCGAAGGACTGGACAAAGTCTTCCTCGACTTCGGCGCAGAGTGGCGAAGTGCAGGCTGCTCGATGTGCCTGGGGATGAACCCCGACCAGTTGCAACCGGGCCAGCGCAGCGCATCGACCTCGAACCGCAACTATGAGGGACGCCAGGGGCGCGACGCCCGCACCCACCTTGTTTCCCCTTTGGTTGCGGCGGCGACCGCTATTCGCGGCACACTGTCAAGCCCGGCCGACCTCGACGACCTCCCCGCCGGGGTGGGACTTGGTTCCGAGTATCGGTCGAGCGGCGCAACTGCACAGAGCGCGAAAGTAGAGGCAAAGTAG
- a CDS encoding IclR family transcriptional regulator, translated as MDETSDSSGVGVLDKAATVLGALEAGPATLAQLVAATGLARPTAHRLAVALEHHRFVTRDMQGRFVLGPRLQELASAAGEDRLISSSLPILVALRDHTKESAQLFRWQGEYRVCVASAEPTTGLRDSIPVGATLSLKAGSGAQVLLAWEEPERLHRGLIDASFTATTLSEVRRRGWAQSVGEREPGVASVSAPVRGVDGRVIAALSVSGPIERMGRQPGRLYGPAVVAAANRLTDFLRTAEEMGL; from the coding sequence ATGGACGAGACTAGCGATTCCAGCGGCGTTGGTGTACTAGATAAGGCAGCCACGGTTCTGGGAGCCCTTGAAGCGGGCCCCGCAACCCTGGCTCAACTGGTTGCGGCCACAGGGTTGGCAAGACCCACGGCCCACCGTTTGGCGGTGGCACTTGAGCACCACCGGTTCGTAACCCGGGATATGCAGGGACGGTTCGTGCTTGGACCCCGCTTGCAAGAGCTGGCTTCGGCAGCCGGTGAAGACCGCCTGATTTCATCATCCTTGCCGATCCTGGTGGCGCTTCGCGACCACACGAAAGAGTCCGCCCAGCTGTTCCGCTGGCAGGGTGAGTACCGCGTTTGTGTCGCATCGGCAGAACCAACCACCGGGCTTCGTGATTCCATACCCGTTGGTGCAACCCTGTCCCTCAAGGCCGGCTCTGGCGCGCAGGTGCTGCTGGCCTGGGAAGAGCCCGAGAGATTGCACCGTGGCCTCATCGACGCATCGTTTACTGCCACAACCTTGTCGGAGGTGCGCAGGCGCGGGTGGGCACAGTCCGTTGGGGAGCGTGAACCCGGTGTTGCTTCCGTGTCCGCCCCCGTGCGCGGCGTTGATGGGCGCGTCATCGCGGCTTTGTCCGTGTCGGGGCCGATTGAGCGCATGGGGCGTCAGCCGGGACGCCTCTACGGTCCAGCGGTGGTAGCCGCCGCAAACCGCCTCACCGACTTCCTGAGGACGGCTGAGGAGATGGGCCTGTAA